In Rhododendron vialii isolate Sample 1 chromosome 9a, ASM3025357v1, the following are encoded in one genomic region:
- the LOC131299688 gene encoding uncharacterized protein LOC131299688 encodes MSFGFKNSGATFNRAIFKMLQAQIGHTVEAYIDDLIVKSQKESNHLQDLAEVFEILKLHKLRLNPEKCAFSVSAGKFLEHLVTRRGIEADLNQIKAVKDLRLPRTNKEVQRLTGMAAALNQFISKSSNKCHAFFHALKGKSRRSFELTPDCDSALAELKEYLSSAPLLVKPKEFETLYLSLAVSAHAISSALVRQVDTDDMPIYFTSKTLLPAQTRYLPLEKLALAFISTARKLLPYFQSHTITVLTEHPLKSLFRKADLSTRVSKWAVKLANFDIRFEPRTAIKGPILADFITELTLKDTDILNIPTPQPITESTKALMPCSLSIDFPATNNEAEYKALLAGLCSAVAMKVSDLVVYCDSQLIVNQINHEHNAHADALASLASASASKASEFRTINFGSIDHPSFDTTLDVLNVELDPSWMDEIVAFLKHDTLPTDKKEAYCIRNKAAYYWLSESGKLYRKTISGPYLLIVHPTQVPTILTELHSGSCGCHSSGRSLCQCAISQGYFWKNMKKDCEEVVRKCRPSQLFSPIPKQPAQNLSPITSPWPVAQWGLDIVGKLPTTPEGFKFLITATDYFSKWVEAEPLATTTEADVRRFVWRKLSLDSSSLTPSSQTMEANSSART; translated from the exons ATGTCCTTTGGCTTCAAGAACTCGGGTGCCACATTCAACCGAGccatattcaagatgttgcagGCACAAATTGGCCACACCGTTGAAGCTTACATCGACGACCTCATTGTCAAGAGccagaaggaatccaaccacctccAAGATTTGGCAGAAGTCTTTGAAATCCTTAAACTACACAAGCTCCGCCTAAACCCTGAAAAGTGTGCATTCAGTGTGAGCGCAGGGAAATTCCTTGAACACTTGGTCACACGACgtggtattgaggccgaccTCAACCAGATCAAAGCCGTAAAAGACTTGCGCCTACCGAGAACGAacaaggaagtacaaaggctcactggaatggcagcagctctAAACCAATTCATCAGCAAATCATCAAACaagtgccacgcattcttccatgccttgaaGGGTAAGAGTCGACGCAGTTTTGAGTTGACCCCGGATTGTGACTCCGCCCTGGCCGAACTTAAAGAATACTTAAGCTCAGCCCCACTACTGGTAAAACCAAAGGAGTTTGAGACCTTGTATCTGTCTCTTGCAGTCTCTGCCCATGCAATCAGTTCAGCACTAGTGCGACAAGTCGACACAGACGACATGCCCATTTACTTCACAAGCAAAACACTCCTCCCAGCGCAAACACGCTATCTACCACTTGAGAAATTGGCACTCGCTTTCATCTCGACAGCCAGGAAACTCTTACCTTACTTCCAATCCCACACCATCACCGTTTTAACAGAGCACCCTTTAAAAAGCCTTTTTCGAAAAGCTGATCTATCCACCAGGGTCTCCAAATGGGCAGTCAAATTAGCAAACTTTGACATCCGTTTTGAGCCACGGACGGCGATCAAGGGTCCAATTCTTGCCGACTTCATCACAGAATTAACACTGAAAGATACTGATATTCTCAACATTCCCACTCCTCAACCTATCACAGAATCAACAAAAGCACTAATGCCTTG TTCTCTAAGCATCGACTTCCCCGCCACCAATAATGAAGCTGAATACAAAGCCCTCCTTGCTGGCTTATGCTCCGCAGTTGCGATGAAAGTCTCCGATCTTGTTGTTTAttgtgactcccaactcatagttaaccaa ATCAACCACGAACACAACGCTCATGCAGACGCACTCGCTAGCCTTGCCTCAGCCTCAGCCTCCAAAGCCTCTGAATTCAGGACTATCAACTTTGGCAGCATCGACCACCCAAGCTTTGACACCACTCTAGATGTACTCAACGTTGAACTCGAtccaagctggatggacgagatcgTGGCATTCCTTAAACATGATACGCTTCCAACAGACAAAAAGGAAGCTTATTGCATCAGGAacaaggccgcttactactggctatCTGAAAGTGGCAAACTCTACAGGAAAACTATCTCGGGCCCTTATCTCCTCATCGTCCATCCAACCCAAGTTCCCACGATTCTCACCGAGCTTCACTCAGGTAGTTGTGGCTGTCACTCTAGTGGTCGTTCGCTCTGCCAATGCGCAATAAGCCAAGGTtatttttggaagaacatgaagaaagactgcgaagaagtCGTCCGCAAGTGCCGACCGAGCCAACTTTTTTCCCCTATCCCAAAGCAACCAGCCCAAAATCTTTCCCCCATTACAAGTCCCTGGCCCgttgcacaatgggggctcgatATTGTGGGAAAGCTGCCAACAACCCCTGAAGGCTTCAAGTTTCTGATCACGGCAACGGActacttctcaaaatgggtagaggcTGAACCTCTTGCAACAACCACCGAAGCCGATGTAAGAAGATTCGTCTGGAGAAAATTGTCACTAGATTCGTCATCCCTTACGCCATCGTCTCAGACAATGGAAGCCAATTCGTCAGCAAGGACCTAA